One region of Flavobacterium sp. KACC 22763 genomic DNA includes:
- a CDS encoding FAD-dependent oxidoreductase produces the protein MWTICHECQGQGKINRGLSKKAQRLYKTELAAYENKQSNIAPIRPKAHLHLCTNCSGSGLIQSEKYLEPDLTKPHVAIIGAGIGGVALAVACLHRGIPFTIYERDSDFDARSQGYGLTLQQASKAMKGLGITSLDGVISTKHIVHNTEGKILGEWGTRKWLETAIKSPTKRTNIHIARQSLRLALLEQLGGNNAVQWGHQLVNLRESEDGVELDFQTTGEIKTVKADLVVGADGIRSAVRRLIIGEETTPLRYLDCIVILGICPLSSLEGLESELLDSETIFQTANGNERIYVMPYTADSVMWQLSFPMSEKEAKELSAKGPQALKEEACRRTQWHTPIPQILAATQENLISGYPVYDRELLSSALLEKNQNITLIGDAAHPMSPFKGQGANQALLDALKLARKISKGCNAKSKWKERGLRECVLNEFETEMLERSAAKVQGSADAAQFLHSEIILQEGDEPRGRCLKRKKD, from the coding sequence ATGTGGACTATATGCCATGAATGCCAAGGACAGGGCAAAATAAATCGCGGACTCAGTAAAAAAGCGCAACGCCTTTATAAAACGGAATTGGCGGCATATGAGAATAAGCAGAGTAACATTGCTCCGATACGTCCGAAGGCGCATCTGCATTTGTGCACAAATTGTTCAGGATCTGGATTAATTCAATCTGAAAAGTATCTTGAACCCGATCTCACAAAACCGCATGTTGCCATTATTGGTGCAGGTATAGGCGGTGTCGCATTAGCGGTAGCCTGTTTACACCGCGGAATTCCTTTTACAATTTATGAAAGAGACAGCGACTTTGATGCAAGATCTCAAGGCTACGGACTTACTTTACAGCAAGCCAGTAAAGCCATGAAAGGTTTAGGAATTACTTCTTTAGACGGCGTAATTTCGACAAAACATATTGTACACAATACTGAGGGAAAAATATTAGGCGAATGGGGAACGAGAAAATGGCTGGAAACCGCCATTAAATCACCCACAAAACGTACCAACATACATATCGCAAGACAATCGCTTCGATTAGCTTTATTAGAACAGCTTGGAGGAAACAATGCTGTACAATGGGGACATCAATTAGTAAATCTAAGAGAATCTGAAGACGGTGTAGAACTAGACTTTCAGACAACCGGAGAAATAAAAACAGTAAAAGCCGATCTTGTTGTAGGTGCAGATGGCATTCGCAGTGCTGTTAGAAGACTCATAATTGGCGAGGAAACTACACCACTACGTTACTTAGATTGCATTGTAATATTAGGAATTTGTCCTTTAAGTTCTCTAGAAGGACTTGAAAGCGAATTACTAGATAGTGAAACAATATTTCAGACTGCCAACGGGAATGAACGTATTTATGTAATGCCCTATACAGCAGATTCTGTGATGTGGCAGCTTAGTTTTCCGATGTCTGAAAAAGAAGCCAAAGAATTGAGTGCAAAAGGGCCACAAGCCTTGAAAGAAGAAGCTTGCCGAAGAACGCAATGGCACACTCCTATTCCTCAGATTTTGGCAGCAACGCAAGAAAATTTAATTTCTGGATATCCAGTTTACGACCGCGAATTATTAAGTTCAGCATTATTAGAAAAGAATCAAAATATCACTTTAATTGGCGATGCAGCACATCCGATGAGTCCGTTTAAGGGACAAGGTGCTAATCAAGCTTTATTAGATGCTTTAAAATTGGCCAGAAAAATTTCGAAAGGCTGTAACGCAAAGTCAAAATGGAAAGAAAGAGGATTGAGAGAATGTGTGTTAAACGAATTTGAAACTGAAATGCTCGAACGCAGTGCTGCAAAAGTACAAGGTTCTGCAGATGCCGCACAGTTCTTACATTCTGAAATTATACTTCAAGAAGGCGATGAACCCCGAGGAAGATGCCTTAAGAGAAAGAAAGATTAA
- a CDS encoding YybH family protein, which translates to MKTKIILSTFMMLTFWCNAQTTDPALKEVKKVIEASNKTFSDFTNKNDGSIVARYTDDACLFPPNGEPKCGAKQIDSFFRGGPQVHVVFTIQHLYGDAKTAVTEESFYEMTDMNGKKLDDGKVIVIWKKTKDGWKMHRDMFSSNHPAKQG; encoded by the coding sequence ATGAAAACAAAAATCATTTTAAGCACATTCATGATGCTTACTTTTTGGTGTAATGCCCAAACGACAGATCCTGCTTTAAAAGAGGTAAAAAAAGTTATTGAAGCCAGCAACAAAACGTTCTCCGATTTTACTAACAAGAACGACGGTTCTATTGTTGCAAGATATACGGATGATGCTTGTCTATTTCCGCCAAATGGAGAACCAAAATGCGGAGCAAAACAAATTGATTCCTTTTTTAGAGGCGGACCTCAAGTGCATGTTGTATTCACAATTCAGCATCTTTATGGAGATGCAAAAACAGCCGTTACAGAAGAGAGTTTTTATGAAATGACTGATATGAATGGCAAAAAACTAGATGACGGAAAAGTAATTGTAATCTGGAAGAAAACCAAAGACGGCTGGAAAATGCATCGTGATATGTTTAGCAGCAATCATCCTGCAAAACAAGGCTAA
- a CDS encoding MFS transporter, producing the protein MTESTTTNSTPKLNSESNTKLLIPIVITVLAVYTTIGISLGILPKFIKQELGFGNLAVGLVIGLQALATLLTRAYAGKTTDVLGSKISTTRGILLVLLAGVLYMCACSAVSIPLLSLSLLLLSRIVHGIAESFLVTGMLTWGIGLLGQQNSGKVMTWNGIAMYAGIAIGAPFSLWIVQFGSTFAFSSILVLAFISWTASKGLPIVPVHKGHLRTPFYKVIGKVFPQGIALAFSSIAFACIASFIALLFSQKNWDGASLGFLFFGGSYILTRVFFSSYPDRFGGFKVAMISFLIEIAGQLCIGLSTNGWTAILGCALTGIGFSLVFPSLGVLAIQKITPQMRGTALGAYAAFFDLSLGIAGPTAGLIAGWFSYQSIYFFGAFSCVIAIASLLQSERKEIQAIVN; encoded by the coding sequence ATGACAGAAAGTACCACTACAAACAGTACTCCAAAATTAAACTCTGAATCGAATACCAAACTTTTAATTCCTATTGTGATAACGGTTTTGGCAGTTTATACCACAATCGGCATTTCTCTAGGCATACTGCCAAAATTTATAAAACAAGAATTAGGATTTGGCAATCTTGCCGTTGGCTTAGTTATTGGTTTACAGGCATTGGCAACACTGCTCACACGCGCTTATGCAGGAAAGACAACTGATGTTTTAGGTTCAAAAATCAGTACAACACGAGGCATTTTGCTGGTTCTATTAGCGGGTGTTTTATATATGTGCGCTTGTTCTGCAGTTTCAATTCCTTTATTATCGCTTTCATTATTGCTATTGTCCAGAATCGTTCACGGAATAGCTGAAAGTTTTCTGGTAACAGGAATGCTAACTTGGGGAATTGGACTTTTAGGACAGCAGAATTCGGGTAAAGTAATGACTTGGAACGGAATCGCCATGTATGCCGGAATCGCAATTGGTGCACCTTTCAGCCTGTGGATTGTCCAATTTGGAAGTACGTTTGCCTTTTCTTCAATTCTAGTTCTGGCATTTATAAGCTGGACAGCTTCCAAAGGATTGCCAATAGTTCCTGTGCACAAAGGACATTTAAGAACTCCTTTTTATAAAGTAATCGGAAAAGTGTTTCCGCAAGGAATTGCACTCGCCTTCTCTTCTATTGCTTTTGCCTGCATTGCATCATTTATCGCTTTATTGTTCAGTCAGAAAAATTGGGATGGAGCTTCTCTTGGATTTCTTTTTTTTGGGGGTTCTTATATTTTGACCCGCGTGTTTTTCTCTTCTTATCCAGATCGTTTTGGCGGGTTTAAAGTCGCTATGATTTCCTTTTTGATTGAAATTGCTGGACAGTTATGCATAGGTTTATCCACTAACGGCTGGACAGCTATTTTAGGATGCGCTCTTACCGGAATTGGGTTTTCGCTTGTTTTTCCATCTTTAGGCGTATTGGCTATCCAGAAAATAACACCGCAAATGAGAGGAACAGCTTTAGGCGCTTATGCGGCATTTTTTGATCTTTCGTTAGGAATTGCGGGGCCAACGGCAGGTCTAATTGCGGGATGGTTCAGTTACCAATCCATCTACTTTTTTGGGGCATTTAGCTGTGTTATTGCTATTGCAAGTCTTCTTCAGTCGGAACGAAAAGAAATTCAGGCAATTGTAAACTAA
- a CDS encoding SusD/RagB family nutrient-binding outer membrane lipoprotein: MLKKLSYTILFALALSSCSDTLDDINKNPNATETPLAPYLLTGTLKQGADLYWGDANNFNSTLLFVQHWAKIQYTEPDRYDVSNASFTSLWDKGYATLITDLNTIIKFPDAQANSNYKGIALSLRSWTFLLLTDAYGSIPYKEAGQNVTPAYNTQKEVYTGLLEDLKQAQSLLNSANGSVTGDLVYKGDIAKWKKFVNSLRLRIALRISDKEPVLAKQAAIDATTDAAGVISSESETFKFTYTSSPQQNPASAWFETRDDFRISKTMVDQLYALSDPRLPIFAQLPSDASVGKYVGGANGLSNSDANSQGFAKTSKPGTYFLTSASPAVIASYSETLFNLAEAAARGYISGDAEQYYKNAITASLIQFGVNNPTTISTYLNQASVKYDASNYAKSIGTQKWIAFFGQGLDAFTEWRRLDYPVLKAGPATVLDGKIPSRLFYPGTEQSLNGASYQAAVADQGKDLLTTKLWFDVK, encoded by the coding sequence ATGCTAAAAAAACTATCATATACAATACTGTTTGCATTGGCACTGAGCTCTTGCAGTGATACTCTTGACGATATAAATAAAAATCCAAATGCAACTGAAACTCCGTTGGCGCCTTATCTTTTGACTGGTACATTAAAACAAGGAGCAGATTTGTATTGGGGAGATGCGAACAACTTTAACTCAACGTTGCTTTTTGTACAGCATTGGGCTAAAATTCAATATACAGAACCAGATCGTTACGATGTTTCAAATGCTTCTTTCACTTCATTGTGGGATAAGGGGTATGCGACTCTGATTACAGATTTGAATACGATTATAAAATTTCCAGATGCACAGGCTAACTCTAATTATAAAGGAATTGCTTTATCGCTGCGTTCATGGACATTTTTATTGCTGACAGATGCTTACGGAAGCATTCCGTACAAAGAAGCAGGTCAAAATGTAACGCCTGCGTATAACACGCAGAAAGAAGTTTACACAGGTTTGCTTGAAGATTTGAAGCAAGCGCAATCTTTATTAAACTCTGCAAATGGTTCTGTTACTGGAGATTTGGTTTACAAAGGGGATATAGCAAAATGGAAGAAGTTTGTGAATTCGCTTCGATTGAGAATTGCATTAAGAATATCAGATAAAGAACCAGTATTAGCAAAACAAGCAGCCATTGATGCAACAACTGATGCCGCGGGAGTAATCAGTAGCGAAAGCGAAACATTTAAGTTTACTTACACTAGTTCGCCACAGCAAAACCCTGCTTCGGCTTGGTTTGAAACTCGTGATGATTTCCGTATTTCAAAAACTATGGTGGATCAATTATATGCATTATCAGATCCGCGTTTGCCGATTTTTGCTCAATTGCCATCAGATGCAAGTGTAGGCAAATATGTTGGAGGAGCTAACGGATTATCAAATAGTGATGCTAACAGCCAAGGTTTTGCTAAAACATCAAAACCGGGAACTTATTTCCTTACATCGGCTTCACCTGCGGTAATTGCTTCTTACTCTGAAACTTTGTTTAATTTGGCAGAAGCTGCAGCAAGAGGTTATATTTCTGGAGATGCAGAGCAGTATTACAAAAATGCTATTACAGCATCATTGATTCAGTTTGGAGTTAACAATCCAACAACTATTTCAACGTATCTGAATCAGGCAAGTGTAAAATATGATGCTTCAAACTATGCTAAATCAATCGGTACGCAAAAATGGATTGCTTTCTTCGGTCAAGGTCTTGATGCTTTTACAGAATGGAGAAGATTGGATTATCCAGTATTAAAAGCTGGTCCAGCTACTGTTTTGGATGGAAAAATACCTTCGCGTCTTTTTTATCCTGGTACAGAACAATCTCTTAACGGAGCAAGTTATCAAGCTGCTGTTGCAGATCAAGGAAAAGATTTATTGACAACCAAATTATGGTTTGATGTGAAATAA
- a CDS encoding SusC/RagA family TonB-linked outer membrane protein, which translates to MKKKLKRYAWLCILLISIGVKAQDTKPLIQSKLEGTVVDAITKEPVIGASVTIKGTTHGVITDTDGKFFFQTGQKFPYTLLISYLGYKKEEVVVNKNAITISLTEEQNALSEVVVTALGISKEKKSLGYTTQALKGKELATTKETNFLNGLSGKLAGVRITNSQGDMGSSRIIIRGETSIAGNNQPLFVVDGVPVDNSQLNYGGATRDFRNAIADLNPQDIETLTVLKGPNAAALYGSRAAHGVVLITTKSGKGQKSGYGVTFNTGITVSQVATLPSFQNTFGQGSNGRFSYVDGKGGGVNDGVDESWGPRMDGRLIPQFYSKGEAVPFVAHPNNVKDFFNTGLTYDNSVSIAKSNEKSDFRLGVNNQKQLGTVPNSEINKTNFTVNTNYQISENVKVGVNANYIVTNAPQLPGGPSGGRAAGVMLQFLWFGRQVDINELDKDWSTNWNNSYYSNPYWNAYYNTTSQQRNRIIGDVHLDAKLAEGLNFRFRTGVDYYNDRRKYTIKYGTNGTPFGSYAEDAYTVNEQNTEGIFQYTKQLNDDFSLDALAGFNIRNHSDANNYQKAPRLAVPDLYTLTNSRDPLTSSNSLSRLRVYSAYASAQVGFRNYAFLNVTARNDWSSTLPSSNRSYFYPSFNGSVILTDALNIKSSTLDFLKVRGGWSEVGNDADPYQLATVYNFQTAFDGNPIQTSSQKKLNENLKPETTRSTEVGLEASFWKNRLHFDVAYYNTNSFDQILEIKTTASSGYTSQLINAGKINNQGIEVQLDGNPVQTENFKWNVALNYSKNKSKVEILDYAGDIKNYTIGSSGGVDVLASVGQAYGALYGTAYERDASGNIVVGANGLPKADPTKRVLGHYTPDYLAGLTNTLTYKNLELSFLVDASVGGELFSGTNRTGNYTGVLAQTLPGRGAENGGLSYYYPGNNTANPKTLVAGGAAPSGVTVYDDGMIFGGVFADGTPNNKVISAQEYYKASYNISEAYIYSSTFVKMREIKLTYNFNKKLVKKLGLEGASVTAAGRNLFFIYKDAPNIDPETAFNTGNAQGLESLALPTTRNYSLNLNVKF; encoded by the coding sequence ATGAAAAAAAAATTAAAAAGATATGCTTGGCTATGTATTTTGTTGATTTCCATAGGGGTTAAAGCTCAAGATACTAAACCTTTAATTCAGTCTAAACTGGAAGGAACAGTGGTCGATGCCATTACAAAAGAGCCAGTTATTGGAGCTTCGGTAACCATTAAAGGGACTACACACGGTGTTATCACAGATACAGATGGAAAATTCTTCTTCCAAACAGGACAAAAATTCCCTTATACACTTTTAATTAGTTATTTAGGATATAAAAAAGAAGAAGTTGTAGTAAATAAAAACGCTATAACTATTAGTCTTACTGAAGAACAGAATGCGTTATCTGAAGTAGTGGTTACGGCACTTGGAATTTCTAAAGAAAAGAAATCTCTTGGATATACAACTCAGGCATTAAAAGGAAAAGAATTGGCAACTACAAAAGAAACCAACTTTTTGAATGGACTTTCGGGTAAATTGGCGGGTGTTCGTATTACCAATTCACAAGGAGATATGGGATCTTCGCGTATTATTATTCGTGGAGAAACTTCTATTGCAGGAAACAATCAGCCGCTTTTTGTGGTAGATGGAGTTCCTGTAGATAACTCACAATTGAACTATGGTGGAGCTACACGTGATTTTAGAAACGCCATTGCCGATTTAAATCCGCAGGATATTGAGACGTTGACAGTTTTAAAAGGTCCGAATGCTGCCGCTCTTTACGGATCGCGTGCTGCGCATGGTGTGGTGCTTATTACCACAAAATCTGGAAAAGGACAAAAATCAGGATATGGGGTTACTTTTAATACGGGTATAACTGTTTCTCAAGTGGCTACTTTACCTTCTTTCCAAAATACTTTCGGACAAGGTTCTAACGGAAGATTTAGCTACGTAGATGGAAAAGGAGGAGGAGTTAATGATGGAGTTGACGAAAGCTGGGGACCAAGAATGGATGGGCGTCTTATTCCGCAATTTTATTCTAAAGGAGAAGCTGTGCCTTTTGTAGCACATCCGAATAATGTGAAAGATTTCTTTAACACGGGACTTACTTACGACAATAGTGTTTCTATTGCAAAATCTAACGAAAAATCAGATTTCCGTTTAGGTGTAAACAATCAAAAACAGCTTGGAACGGTGCCTAATAGTGAAATAAACAAAACAAATTTTACAGTTAATACCAATTATCAGATTTCTGAAAATGTAAAAGTTGGGGTCAATGCTAATTATATTGTAACAAATGCTCCACAATTGCCAGGAGGTCCATCTGGTGGACGTGCTGCGGGTGTAATGCTTCAGTTTCTTTGGTTCGGACGTCAGGTTGATATCAATGAATTGGATAAAGACTGGTCAACTAACTGGAACAACAGTTACTATAGCAACCCGTATTGGAATGCGTATTACAATACAACAAGCCAGCAGCGTAACCGTATCATTGGAGATGTTCACTTAGATGCGAAATTGGCAGAAGGATTGAACTTCAGATTCCGTACAGGGGTTGATTATTATAATGACCGAAGAAAATATACTATCAAGTATGGTACAAACGGAACTCCTTTCGGATCGTATGCAGAAGATGCTTACACTGTAAATGAGCAAAATACTGAGGGTATATTTCAATATACAAAACAGCTAAATGATGATTTCAGTTTAGATGCACTTGCAGGTTTCAATATTCGTAACCATAGCGATGCCAACAACTATCAGAAAGCGCCACGTTTAGCGGTTCCAGATTTGTACACATTGACAAACTCTAGAGATCCGTTGACTTCATCAAATTCATTATCGAGATTGAGAGTTTACAGTGCTTATGCTTCTGCTCAGGTAGGATTTAGAAACTATGCTTTCTTGAACGTTACGGCGCGTAATGACTGGTCTTCGACATTGCCAAGCAGCAACCGTTCTTATTTCTATCCGTCTTTTAACGGAAGTGTAATCTTAACAGATGCATTGAATATCAAGAGCAGTACACTTGATTTCTTAAAAGTTCGAGGTGGGTGGTCTGAAGTAGGTAATGATGCAGATCCGTACCAATTGGCTACGGTTTACAATTTCCAAACTGCTTTTGACGGAAATCCGATCCAGACTTCTTCTCAAAAGAAATTAAATGAAAACTTAAAACCAGAAACAACTCGTTCTACAGAGGTAGGTCTTGAAGCTTCTTTCTGGAAAAACAGACTTCATTTTGATGTAGCGTATTACAATACAAATAGTTTCGACCAAATTTTAGAAATTAAAACTACAGCATCAAGCGGTTATACTTCGCAGTTAATCAATGCGGGTAAAATTAACAACCAAGGTATTGAGGTACAATTGGACGGAAATCCGGTTCAAACTGAAAACTTCAAATGGAATGTGGCTTTAAATTATTCAAAAAATAAGAGTAAAGTAGAAATTCTAGATTACGCAGGAGATATTAAAAACTATACAATTGGTTCTTCTGGAGGTGTAGATGTATTGGCATCTGTTGGACAAGCTTATGGAGCACTTTATGGAACTGCGTATGAGCGCGATGCTAGCGGTAATATTGTGGTAGGAGCAAACGGTCTTCCAAAGGCAGACCCTACAAAGAGAGTTTTAGGACACTATACGCCAGATTATTTAGCAGGTCTTACAAATACTTTGACTTATAAAAATCTTGAACTTTCATTCCTTGTTGATGCTAGCGTTGGTGGCGAACTTTTCTCTGGAACAAACAGAACAGGAAACTATACAGGAGTTCTGGCACAAACTCTTCCAGGGCGTGGTGCTGAAAATGGTGGTTTAAGCTACTATTATCCAGGAAACAATACGGCTAATCCGAAAACTCTGGTAGCTGGCGGAGCTGCTCCAAGCGGTGTGACAGTTTATGATGACGGAATGATTTTCGGAGGTGTATTTGCAGACGGAACGCCTAATAATAAAGTGATTAGTGCACAGGAATATTATAAAGCGTCATACAACATTAGCGAAGCGTATATCTACAGTTCAACTTTTGTAAAAATGAGAGAAATCAAGCTTACTTATAATTTTAATAAAAAGCTGGTTAAAAAACTAGGATTAGAAGGAGCAAGCGTTACTGCTGCTGGTCGTAACTTATTCTTTATCTACAAAGATGCACCAAATATTGACCCTGAAACGGCTTTCAATACAGGAAATGCACAAGGATTAGAAAGTTTAGCGTTGCCAACAACCAGAAACTACAGCCTTAACCTTAATGTTAAATTTTAA
- a CDS encoding siderophore-interacting protein — MDKLIRNVARSIFVVKEKTFVTPHYIRITFKMSDEQVNLFQNMRSGSNNKIYIPSETAMYCDDYEESIWNSVFFMAMRTYTTRNIDFINKTLQIDFVTHGDNGPASKWAENAKSGDFLGIAMKESQKPLVPSSENYFIVGDSTAIPVISAILETLSSNVNVMLLLEVNSYRDVLILNTKANLNVKWIYNPSPFDGSKLAEECIDLLAKENQQYVFAAAEFETIRKIRKHLKEELQLERDCFHAVSYWKRGSSEEESNQERQKQRME, encoded by the coding sequence ATGGATAAACTAATACGAAATGTAGCACGTTCTATTTTTGTAGTAAAAGAAAAAACGTTCGTTACACCACATTATATCAGGATAACTTTTAAAATGTCTGACGAACAAGTAAATCTTTTTCAGAATATGCGTTCTGGAAGCAATAATAAAATTTATATTCCTTCTGAAACTGCCATGTATTGCGACGATTATGAAGAATCCATCTGGAACTCTGTCTTTTTTATGGCAATGCGAACCTATACTACACGAAACATTGATTTCATTAATAAAACTCTCCAAATCGATTTTGTCACGCATGGCGATAACGGACCTGCTTCTAAATGGGCAGAAAATGCTAAATCGGGAGATTTTCTTGGAATTGCGATGAAGGAAAGCCAAAAACCGCTTGTTCCTTCATCTGAAAATTATTTTATTGTTGGAGATAGTACGGCGATTCCGGTTATTTCAGCTATTTTAGAAACTTTGTCTTCGAATGTAAATGTTATGCTTTTGCTCGAAGTGAATTCTTATAGAGATGTATTGATTCTAAATACCAAAGCAAATCTCAATGTAAAATGGATCTATAATCCTTCACCATTTGACGGTAGTAAACTAGCTGAAGAATGTATCGATTTATTAGCTAAAGAAAACCAGCAATATGTATTTGCCGCAGCAGAATTTGAGACAATCAGGAAAATAAGAAAACATCTGAAAGAAGAGCTTCAATTGGAACGTGACTGTTTTCATGCTGTTTCATACTGGAAACGCGGAAGTTCTGAAGAAGAATCAAATCAGGAAAGACAAAAACAGCGAATGGAATAA
- a CDS encoding helix-turn-helix transcriptional regulator: MQILPSASLAPFIKNYTVVTIEKDLNNEVFYPSGYVDLIVNISGGFAATIINGKQKDTPAIELLGHLTLPTRLSVAKGTSVLIARIYPHASALFFSDPLSEFTNYATDMYDVALGENRDLYDQIMEKDDLLSKISVLETYFLQKLKKNETRLKKVSIVQHLSQELFRNHQQLDLPFLARNSGLSERYIQKLYLSNIGISPAAFTSVIRFNKSLDLVLNTTESLTTIAYDNGYYDQAHFIKEFKKFTGITPSASRNSMLKNDTDLQQAVNIGF; encoded by the coding sequence ATGCAGATTTTGCCATCCGCCAGTTTAGCGCCTTTTATCAAGAATTACACTGTTGTGACAATTGAAAAAGATCTCAACAATGAAGTATTTTATCCTAGCGGATATGTCGATTTGATTGTAAATATTTCTGGTGGATTTGCAGCTACTATTATCAACGGCAAACAAAAAGACACTCCTGCAATAGAATTACTAGGGCATCTCACGCTTCCAACACGTCTTTCTGTAGCAAAAGGAACATCTGTACTTATAGCAAGAATTTATCCGCATGCCAGTGCATTGTTTTTTTCAGATCCATTATCAGAGTTTACCAATTATGCTACCGATATGTATGATGTAGCTTTGGGAGAAAACAGAGATTTGTATGATCAGATTATGGAAAAGGACGATTTATTGTCTAAAATAAGTGTTTTAGAAACGTATTTTCTTCAAAAATTAAAGAAGAATGAAACTCGTCTAAAGAAAGTTTCAATAGTGCAGCATCTAAGTCAGGAACTTTTTCGCAATCATCAGCAATTGGATTTACCTTTCCTTGCCCGCAATTCAGGCCTATCAGAAAGGTATATCCAAAAACTTTATCTGTCTAATATTGGCATCAGTCCTGCTGCATTTACTTCTGTAATCCGATTTAATAAAAGTCTGGATTTAGTGCTCAATACGACAGAATCATTGACTACTATAGCTTACGACAATGGCTATTATGATCAAGCTCATTTTATTAAAGAATTCAAGAAATTTACCGGCATTACACCATCGGCATCTAGAAATTCGATGCTAAAAAACGACACCGATTTACAGCAGGCCGTTAACATTGGTTTTTAG
- a CDS encoding helix-turn-helix domain-containing protein, which translates to MSLNHIEIHRDEMKTIGIDIIPIGAFSEKAQAPHRDDHYMFIVLTQGIFKLELDFKHITMSNHCAYYVAPGQVHSYLNQNNCKGWYIFMDSLLISEKYTQILNTHLNSRQGIQLTSDNLIFSVIPILENLLKQKREFFQDQTEYSLADAFLGFFIGALIQEDSAKELIGGQKYQAVNTFKQLVQSKFKECKQVKDYAALLNITPLYLNEIVKQVTGFTVSYWIQQTIALEAKRLLYYTELDIKQIAFELGYEDHAYFSRFMKKNIGMTASEFRLKNHDLSNETLAIDNH; encoded by the coding sequence ATGAGCCTAAATCACATTGAAATACATCGGGATGAAATGAAAACCATTGGGATAGATATTATTCCGATTGGAGCATTTTCAGAGAAAGCGCAGGCGCCTCATCGTGATGACCATTATATGTTTATTGTGCTGACTCAGGGTATTTTTAAATTGGAACTTGATTTTAAACACATTACAATGTCCAATCATTGCGCTTATTATGTTGCGCCTGGACAAGTGCATTCTTACCTCAATCAAAACAATTGCAAAGGATGGTATATTTTTATGGATTCACTTTTGATTTCTGAGAAATATACTCAAATCTTAAATACGCATTTAAACAGCAGACAGGGAATACAGTTGACGTCTGATAATTTGATTTTTTCTGTTATTCCGATACTTGAAAATCTGCTAAAACAAAAAAGAGAATTCTTTCAAGATCAAACTGAATATTCGCTGGCTGATGCTTTTTTAGGATTTTTTATCGGAGCACTTATACAAGAAGATTCTGCTAAAGAACTTATTGGCGGACAAAAGTATCAGGCCGTAAATACATTTAAACAACTTGTGCAATCAAAATTTAAAGAATGCAAGCAGGTTAAAGATTATGCTGCTTTATTAAATATAACGCCATTGTATTTAAATGAAATTGTAAAACAAGTTACAGGTTTCACTGTAAGTTATTGGATACAGCAGACCATTGCATTGGAAGCCAAACGTTTATTGTATTATACAGAACTAGATATTAAACAAATCGCTTTTGAATTGGGTTATGAAGATCATGCTTATTTTTCGCGTTTTATGAAAAAAAATATCGGAATGACTGCATCTGAATTCAGATTAAAAAACCATGATTTGTCCAACGAAACCCTTGCTATAGACAACCATTAA